A part of Caldalkalibacillus thermarum genomic DNA contains:
- a CDS encoding aminotransferase class I/II-fold pyridoxal phosphate-dependent enzyme → MFFNPGDIVLTENPAYLAALQVFESYEAHVIGVESDEHGMLPDDLEAKIKRYRPKCIYVVPTFSNQTGKVWSPERRKLLLKRNSLKHIM, encoded by the coding sequence GTGTTCTTTAATCCGGGAGATATCGTCTTAACCGAAAACCCTGCATACTTGGCAGCATTGCAAGTGTTTGAATCGTATGAAGCCCATGTTATTGGCGTTGAGTCGGATGAGCACGGTATGCTTCCCGACGACTTGGAGGCAAAAATTAAACGGTACCGTCCAAAATGTATTTATGTGGTGCCAACATTTTCCAATCAAACGGGAAAAGTATGGTCGCCGGAAAGGCGCAAGCTGCTCTTGAAACGAAACTCCCTCAAACATATCATGTGA
- a CDS encoding PH domain-containing protein, with translation MSTGMIVYIIVMSWTLLVVGGITFLMYKYEDYTLISGFANRPKEEQEHLIKNGYTQAVKRFLLTSTLILLATFVLSLFRIPWVMEVGFSVLTLHVLGGMVYIQRYEVEHKKKRGYVLTGSISAVILIGIIGLLVWSFQPHMVSIDQEELHISGIYGVTIPLEEVEQVERLDRLPPVQMKTNGVAVRGLLKGDFLIEGYGAVRLFVRGEPSPVLYIETEKRRIMLNGDEEQLDEWYKTLRAQLQVG, from the coding sequence ATGTCAACGGGAATGATTGTGTATATTATTGTAATGAGCTGGACACTCCTCGTTGTCGGTGGAATAACTTTTTTAATGTATAAGTATGAAGACTATACATTGATCAGCGGCTTTGCCAACCGGCCCAAAGAAGAGCAAGAACATCTGATCAAAAACGGGTATACACAAGCGGTCAAGCGCTTCCTGTTAACTTCTACACTTATATTATTGGCTACATTTGTCCTAAGTCTGTTCAGGATCCCGTGGGTGATGGAAGTAGGATTTTCGGTTCTCACTTTACATGTCTTAGGCGGCATGGTTTATATTCAGCGCTATGAAGTGGAGCATAAGAAGAAGAGAGGTTATGTGCTGACAGGGAGCATCAGCGCTGTAATATTGATCGGGATAATTGGGTTGCTGGTCTGGTCATTTCAGCCCCATATGGTCAGTATTGACCAGGAAGAACTGCACATCTCAGGGATATATGGTGTCACCATACCTTTGGAAGAAGTTGAACAGGTGGAACGCTTAGATCGTCTGCCGCCCGTTCAAATGAAGACCAATGGTGTTGCTGTGCGCGGGTTGTTGAAGGGAGATTTCCTGATTGAAGGGTATGGTGCTGTGCGTTTGTTTGTCCGTGGTGAACCGTCTCCGGTGTTATATATTGAAACGGAAAAGCGGCGGATCATGCTTAATGGGGATGAGGAACAGCTGGATGAGTGGTACAAGACCTTGCGTGCCCAACTGCAAGTTGGCTAA
- a CDS encoding TIGR04104 family putative zinc finger protein has product MFTLDASMRCPYCEKKQYLTTKSRRRSSLCGFVPPLTLLLPIIFDASSLTTIIILIGSSLLMIGIWPFFIELSNQEEPLW; this is encoded by the coding sequence ATGTTTACGTTGGACGCAAGTATGAGATGTCCGTACTGTGAAAAAAAGCAATATCTTACAACAAAATCAAGAAGAAGGAGCAGTTTATGTGGCTTTGTACCTCCCCTTACACTTCTTCTTCCGATAATATTTGATGCATCATCTTTAACCACGATAATCATTTTGATAGGGAGTTCTTTATTGATGATTGGAATTTGGCCGTTTTTTATTGAATTATCTAATCAAGAGGAACCTCTTTGGTAG
- a CDS encoding thermonuclease family protein — MEFGRFLLNYLIKRNLFGSSENDEADMPANTLPARVVRVVDGDTFVANINGKEEKVRLILVDTPETVHSSKPTELFGPEASEFAKEMLEGKEVRLELDVSERDRYGRVLVYVDKASENKDRVTDDQTTNTFHYNKTEFETKKNFRPGFAFFAGIVVGVFIVTISLLYNDHLSLQSSDAVSSEFDSVQGFTYNEEFPNNISVENLEEVIPIEIEAIETINQANYLYSHRYGFVPDHIAEQEEKESL, encoded by the coding sequence TTGGAATTTGGCCGTTTTTTATTGAATTATCTAATCAAGAGGAACCTCTTTGGTAGTAGTGAAAATGACGAAGCTGATATGCCTGCGAACACCCTTCCAGCCCGTGTTGTCAGGGTAGTAGATGGTGACACATTTGTAGCGAACATCAACGGAAAAGAAGAGAAAGTCCGGTTAATTCTTGTTGATACACCGGAAACGGTTCATTCATCTAAACCAACAGAGCTGTTTGGCCCCGAAGCGTCCGAGTTTGCAAAGGAAATGTTGGAAGGAAAAGAAGTGAGGTTGGAATTGGATGTATCCGAACGGGATCGTTACGGTCGTGTCCTTGTCTACGTCGATAAAGCATCAGAAAATAAAGATAGAGTGACTGATGATCAAACAACAAATACGTTCCATTATAACAAAACAGAATTTGAAACAAAGAAAAATTTTCGGCCAGGTTTTGCGTTTTTTGCAGGTATCGTGGTTGGAGTTTTTATAGTAACCATTAGTCTACTTTATAATGATCATTTGTCATTACAATCATCAGATGCTGTTTCCAGTGAATTTGATTCTGTTCAGGGCTTTACCTACAATGAAGAATTTCCAAACAATATTTCAGTAGAAAACTTAGAAGAGGTTATTCCAATTGAAATAGAAGCCATTGAGACCATTAATCAAGCAAATTATCTATATAGTCATAGGTACGGTTTTGTACCTGATCACATAGCTGAACAAGAGGAAAAAGAAAGTTTATAA
- a CDS encoding SDR family oxidoreductase: MKVLVVGANGQIGRHLVRLLSNSREHEVRAMVRNDEQAQFFQEQGVETVVADLEGTVEEIRKAAEGCEAIVFTAGSGSHTGPDKTILVDLDGAVKTIEAAEQANIKRFIMVSALSAHIREKWREGIKHYFAAKHYADRMLMSSQLNYTIIRPGRLLNEPGTGKISVGEQLERGSIPREDVAATIVASLNEENTLKRGFDVISGETPITDALKNMS; this comes from the coding sequence ATGAAAGTGTTGGTTGTTGGAGCCAATGGACAAATTGGCCGGCACCTCGTTCGGTTATTATCTAACAGTAGGGAACATGAAGTACGGGCGATGGTCAGAAATGATGAACAAGCCCAATTTTTTCAAGAACAAGGAGTAGAAACTGTGGTGGCCGATTTGGAAGGCACTGTCGAGGAAATAAGGAAAGCAGCAGAGGGATGTGAAGCCATTGTTTTTACGGCGGGATCTGGTAGTCATACAGGCCCGGATAAAACAATACTTGTTGATCTTGACGGAGCCGTAAAAACGATAGAAGCAGCCGAACAGGCTAACATCAAACGGTTTATTATGGTCAGCGCTCTTTCTGCCCATATTAGGGAGAAATGGAGGGAAGGGATAAAGCATTACTTTGCAGCAAAGCATTATGCAGATAGAATGCTGATGTCTAGCCAGCTCAATTATACGATTATCCGCCCCGGTCGCTTGCTTAATGAACCGGGAACAGGAAAAATTTCTGTCGGGGAACAACTTGAGAGAGGATCGATTCCACGTGAGGATGTCGCTGCCACCATTGTCGCTTCACTGAATGAGGAAAATACTTTAAAGCGGGGGTTTGACGTTATATCAGGTGAAACACCAATCACTGATGCGCTAAAAAACATGTCATGA
- a CDS encoding DUF4372 domain-containing protein has protein sequence MDKNTLFSSFGKWVEPINMLNFQERVEKTQQDKYVKKLTTKAYLLLMIHAQLHEKKSLRDISDGLLDEDFQAELGLQSISASQLSRKNNEVNTSLLSQLFLDLVQKIGSSLFTVELARSREDYPCQLFIVSLFSGEPSSPNRLTAIPRIEVDVIKLTKNKSSP, from the coding sequence ATGGACAAGAATACCCTATTTTCTTCATTTGGTAAATGGGTAGAACCCATCAATATGTTAAATTTTCAAGAAAGAGTTGAAAAAACTCAGCAAGACAAATATGTGAAGAAGCTGACAACGAAAGCGTATCTCCTTCTTATGATTCATGCTCAGTTGCATGAGAAGAAGAGTTTGAGAGATATCTCTGATGGTTTGCTTGACGAGGATTTCCAAGCTGAGCTTGGACTTCAATCCATCAGCGCTTCACAACTATCTAGAAAGAATAACGAAGTGAATACGTCACTGCTATCACAGTTGTTTCTTGATCTTGTTCAAAAAATAGGCTCTTCGCTATTTACTGTGGAATTAGCAAGAAGTAGAGAAGATTATCCTTGTCAACTTTTCATAGTATCTCTATTCTCGGGAGAGCCCTCAAGCCCAAACCGCTTGACCGCGATCCCGAGAATAGAGGTGGATGTTATTAAGCTGACAAAGAATAAGTCCAGCCCTTAG
- a CDS encoding gamma-glutamylcyclotransferase family protein, protein MTQIYNDILVSVYGTLRKGDYNHHFLQNATLVADNCWTNGRLYDTGCGYPALVPHPTERVIGEVYVVDEATLNQLNELEGYNVEGEDNLYERTIQKVFDNRSNSSHLLEAYVYIFTNEKAGDLPLIKCGDWMEQK, encoded by the coding sequence TTGACTCAAATCTATAATGACATTCTCGTATCTGTGTATGGAACGTTACGAAAAGGAGATTATAACCATCATTTTTTACAAAACGCCACATTAGTGGCTGACAACTGCTGGACAAATGGAAGGCTGTACGATACGGGCTGTGGTTATCCAGCGCTTGTTCCTCACCCAACAGAGCGCGTGATCGGAGAGGTGTATGTGGTTGATGAAGCTACTCTCAACCAACTCAACGAACTGGAAGGCTATAATGTTGAAGGTGAAGATAATTTGTACGAACGTACGATCCAAAAAGTGTTTGACAATCGCTCGAATAGCTCACATTTGCTTGAAGCATACGTTTATATTTTCACGAATGAAAAGGCTGGCGACCTTCCTCTCATAAAATGTGGCGACTGGATGGAACAAAAATAG